In the genome of Deltaproteobacteria bacterium, one region contains:
- the nuoE gene encoding NADH-quinone oxidoreductase subunit NuoE, with amino-acid sequence MAFQFTPAQRDQIEQLCARYPTRRAALLPVLWIVQAQEGWVSAEAMEAVAQVLDITPAAVYEVVTFYTMYERRPCARHHLQVCRTLSCWLRGAKQLTKYLEGKLGVRVGGQTPDGRFQLSEVECLGSCGTAPMMQVNGRDYYENLTPEQVDKLLDALK; translated from the coding sequence ATGGCCTTTCAGTTTACGCCCGCCCAACGCGACCAAATCGAACAACTCTGTGCTCGTTATCCCACACGACGCGCGGCGTTGTTGCCGGTGTTATGGATCGTCCAGGCGCAAGAGGGTTGGGTCAGCGCGGAGGCCATGGAAGCCGTCGCGCAGGTGTTGGATATCACACCGGCGGCGGTGTACGAAGTCGTTACGTTCTACACGATGTACGAACGGCGGCCGTGTGCGCGGCACCATTTGCAAGTATGCCGCACGCTCAGTTGCTGGCTCCGTGGCGCAAAGCAGCTGACAAAATATCTGGAAGGAAAATTGGGGGTCCGCGTCGGCGGACAAACGCCGGACGGACGGTTTCAGTTATCGGAAGTGGAGTGCCTTGGATCGTGCGGCACCGCTCCGATGATGCAAGTGAACGGTCGCGACTATTACGAAAATCTTACGCCGGAGCAGGTCGACAAATTATTGGATGCATTGAAGTGA
- a CDS encoding NAD(P)-dependent glycerol-3-phosphate dehydrogenase, translating to MSSTIAVIGAGSWGTALARLLASQGRPVTLWAFEADLAARLQATRINDIYLPGVILPPSLTCTTDLTQAVHEATLVVLVTPSHVLRSVATQMAPALSPTAIITCCTKGIEIGTGRLMSEVLVEALPQHPTTLHTFLSGPSFAKEVAAEQPTAVVVAGTDRVATQRVQEVFRTPYFLTFTHDDVIGVEVGGAVKNVLAIATGIAEGLGLGHNTRAALITRGLYEMIKLGRVLGANPLTFAGLAGLGDLVLTCTGELSRNRQVGIALGQGTPLEKILRTMTMVAEGVATSKAVYALIQRHQLRAPICSAIYHILHAGMPPRAALTELTSMDLKDEFAEWLVK from the coding sequence ATGTCATCAACCATTGCGGTCATCGGAGCGGGCAGTTGGGGCACAGCATTGGCGCGGCTCTTGGCGAGCCAAGGCCGCCCGGTCACGTTGTGGGCCTTCGAGGCGGATTTGGCCGCGCGGCTTCAGGCCACTCGGATCAACGATATCTATCTCCCTGGCGTAATCTTGCCCCCCTCGTTGACTTGTACTACCGACCTGACGCAAGCCGTCCATGAAGCCACGCTTGTCGTGTTGGTGACCCCAAGCCACGTACTGCGCAGCGTGGCTACACAAATGGCACCGGCTCTCTCCCCGACTGCCATCATCACCTGCTGCACTAAAGGAATCGAAATCGGCACCGGCCGACTCATGTCCGAAGTCTTGGTCGAGGCGCTCCCTCAGCACCCCACCACACTCCATACCTTTCTCTCCGGCCCCAGCTTCGCGAAAGAAGTTGCGGCGGAACAGCCTACGGCCGTTGTAGTGGCTGGGACTGATCGTGTTGCTACGCAACGCGTACAAGAAGTTTTTCGCACTCCGTATTTTCTGACATTCACCCACGATGACGTCATCGGCGTCGAAGTCGGCGGCGCGGTGAAAAACGTCCTCGCGATCGCTACCGGTATCGCCGAGGGACTCGGCCTTGGCCACAACACCCGCGCTGCCCTCATCACGCGTGGGCTGTATGAAATGATCAAGCTCGGCCGTGTCCTCGGTGCCAATCCGTTAACCTTCGCTGGCCTCGCCGGCCTGGGCGACCTTGTCCTCACATGCACCGGCGAACTCTCTCGCAATCGGCAAGTGGGCATTGCGCTGGGCCAAGGAACTCCGCTCGAAAAAATCCTCCGCACCATGACCATGGTTGCCGAAGGCGTGGCCACCTCGAAGGCCGTTTACGCCCTCATCCAGCGCCATCAATTGCGTGCGCCGATCTGCAGCGCCATCTATCATATCCTCCACGCCGGCATGCCGCCCCGCGCAGCGCTGACCGAGTTGACCTCGATGGACCTCAAAGATGAGTTCGCCGAGTGGCTCGTGAAATAG
- the nuoF gene encoding NADH-quinone oxidoreductase subunit NuoF, translating to MEPILTKNWGKPHSRSIQTYLAQGGYATLKKMFQMSPEQVTEEAKRSGLRGRGGAGFPAGVKWGFVPKNTGKPIYLCINADESEPGTFKDRAILENDPHMLIEGVIIASYALGVRTAYQYIRGEFYRPWEMVEQAIAEAYQHGFLGQNICGSNFSLDFYQHRGAGAYICGEETGLIESLEGKRGMPRIKPPFPAVSGAFGCPTVVNNVETIAALPWILEHGGEAYAKIGVGKSTGTKLWSVSGHVNRPGVYEVPLGIPFKLFLEEYCGGVWKGRKLKAVIVGGSSVPVLTADEAFAVTLDYESLQGAGTFLGSGGMIIIDDQTSMVAALENLAVFYHHESCGQCTPCREGSGWVEKILHRLYHGEGRHEDLALLQDLADKMQGRTICALADALAMPVRSYVTKFRTEFEAFIREGRSPYPAPEWQG from the coding sequence ATGGAACCGATCCTGACCAAAAATTGGGGCAAGCCGCATTCCCGATCAATCCAGACCTATTTGGCGCAGGGTGGCTATGCGACGCTCAAAAAAATGTTCCAGATGTCGCCGGAACAAGTGACGGAGGAAGCCAAGCGATCGGGGTTGCGAGGGCGTGGCGGCGCGGGATTCCCGGCGGGCGTGAAATGGGGATTTGTCCCGAAAAATACCGGAAAGCCGATTTATCTTTGCATCAATGCGGACGAGTCGGAGCCCGGCACTTTTAAAGACCGCGCGATCCTCGAAAACGATCCACATATGCTGATCGAAGGCGTCATCATCGCCAGCTACGCATTGGGTGTGCGGACCGCGTATCAATATATTCGTGGCGAATTCTATCGGCCATGGGAGATGGTAGAGCAAGCCATTGCCGAGGCGTATCAGCACGGGTTTTTGGGACAGAATATTTGCGGGTCAAATTTCAGCCTCGATTTTTATCAACATCGCGGAGCCGGCGCGTATATCTGCGGCGAAGAAACCGGACTGATCGAATCGCTCGAAGGCAAACGTGGCATGCCGCGCATCAAGCCTCCATTTCCGGCCGTGTCCGGGGCCTTCGGGTGCCCCACCGTGGTCAACAACGTGGAAACGATTGCCGCACTGCCATGGATCCTCGAACATGGCGGCGAGGCGTACGCCAAAATCGGCGTCGGCAAAAGTACCGGCACCAAGCTCTGGAGCGTCTCCGGACATGTCAATCGTCCCGGCGTCTATGAAGTGCCACTCGGCATTCCGTTCAAATTGTTTCTGGAAGAATATTGTGGTGGCGTATGGAAGGGTCGCAAACTGAAGGCCGTGATCGTCGGCGGATCGTCGGTTCCGGTCCTCACGGCGGACGAGGCGTTTGCCGTGACGCTCGATTATGAGTCGCTCCAAGGCGCGGGAACATTTCTCGGCTCTGGCGGAATGATCATCATCGACGATCAAACCAGCATGGTCGCAGCGTTGGAAAATCTGGCGGTGTTTTATCATCACGAATCGTGCGGCCAGTGCACACCGTGCCGCGAGGGTTCGGGATGGGTCGAAAAAATCCTGCATCGCCTCTACCACGGCGAAGGACGCCACGAAGACTTGGCGTTGCTCCAAGACCTGGCCGACAAGATGCAAGGCCGCACGATTTGCGCGTTGGCCGACGCATTGGCGATGCCGGTGCGCAGTTACGTCACGAAGTTTCGGACGGAATTTGAGGCGTTCATTCGGGAGGGACGGTCACCGTACCCAGCACCGGAGTGGCAGGGATAG
- a CDS encoding PilZ domain-containing protein produces MVDQPSEQEAAERRRHERVDIELPVTIRYKGRLIPATALNLSCGGMMLDADSPAVQEGGRVEVVVDLSALERDVSLRGEIVRREFSGSKTRIGIRFTNLFTMGHDAVVRYLRRHGLGH; encoded by the coding sequence ATGGTGGATCAACCTTCGGAACAGGAAGCGGCAGAACGGCGCCGCCATGAGCGGGTCGACATCGAGTTGCCGGTCACGATTCGCTACAAAGGGCGGCTCATTCCGGCCACCGCGCTGAATCTCAGTTGCGGCGGCATGATGCTCGACGCGGATAGCCCGGCGGTGCAGGAGGGGGGACGGGTCGAGGTCGTCGTCGATCTCTCCGCACTGGAACGCGACGTCTCATTGCGTGGCGAAATTGTGCGCCGTGAATTCTCCGGAAGTAAAACACGCATCGGGATCCGCTTCACGAATCTTTTCACGATGGGTCACGACGCCGTCGTTCGATATTTACGCCGTCATGGTCTCGGTCATTAA
- a CDS encoding NADH-quinone oxidoreductase subunit C — protein MSQAILEQLRARFGEAIIETHNFRGDETAIVRREQIVPLCQWLKATPGIECNMLIDLCGVDYSERAERFEVVYHLYSTTQKHRVRVKVRLAGEAPQVDSVVAVWPAANWFEREAFDLFGITFVGHPHLKRLLTFDEFEGHPLRKDYPVNRRPKIPTPDPLM, from the coding sequence ATGTCACAAGCGATCTTAGAACAACTCCGGGCCCGCTTCGGCGAAGCGATAATCGAAACCCACAACTTTCGCGGGGATGAAACGGCCATCGTGCGCCGCGAACAGATCGTGCCGCTTTGTCAGTGGTTGAAAGCAACGCCGGGCATCGAATGCAACATGCTGATCGATCTGTGTGGTGTGGATTATTCGGAACGAGCCGAGCGATTTGAAGTCGTGTACCATCTCTACTCCACTACACAGAAACATCGCGTACGGGTGAAAGTGCGGCTTGCCGGAGAAGCGCCGCAAGTCGATTCGGTGGTCGCGGTATGGCCGGCGGCGAATTGGTTTGAACGAGAAGCGTTCGATCTCTTCGGCATCACCTTTGTCGGGCATCCACATTTGAAGCGTTTACTGACGTTCGACGAATTCGAAGGACATCCGCTGCGGAAGGACTATCCGGTGAATCGGCGTCCCAAAATTCCAACGCCCGATCCGCTGATGTGA
- a CDS encoding (2Fe-2S)-binding protein: MPKITINGQGYDVPAGKTVLQVCLEQGIKIPYFCYHHKLSIAGNCRMCLVEVVGRPKLEISCNCPVQEGMEIKTDSPVVLEARKSVLEFILINHPLDCPICDQAGECKLQDQYFDHSAVPYRFREQKVQKPKAVPLGPLVVLDDERCILCTRCVRFCDEVPKAHEIALSERGDRSTIVTYGTEGMKNAYSLNTVDICPVGALTSRDFRFGKRVWFLSKTPSLCTGCSTGCNVWLDQERGVAYRYRPRENNDVNECWMCDEGRLTYKYINAPDRVVTPFARSPENRQWTRASWDTVLAQLRTILAQVSVAERAVVLSAQCSNEENFAWTRLVRETWAGARLFATRREYPNPSEDQILRHCDKNPNARALSEFGIHERYAGGARVLFVLDALTPEEIAAVQQTRPACVVLLTTNWGVHPDAVRWRPLTNVDAVIEQGGAADRLDTLKTDTLEAPTPDPYPWADFVLPLATVAEQCGTFVNVKGRVQRFERAMPSQAEARPAWAVAQHVATLEGRPLPWEDAAAILAAIGETVPSFQGITWEQVGEFGTLLNGTAVRQCVSA, translated from the coding sequence ATGCCAAAAATCACGATTAACGGTCAGGGATATGACGTGCCGGCTGGCAAGACGGTCCTGCAAGTCTGTCTGGAGCAGGGAATTAAGATCCCGTATTTTTGCTATCATCACAAACTCTCGATCGCTGGAAATTGCCGCATGTGCCTGGTCGAAGTGGTCGGCCGTCCGAAATTGGAGATCTCATGCAACTGCCCGGTGCAAGAGGGCATGGAAATCAAAACGGATTCCCCAGTCGTGCTGGAAGCGCGCAAATCGGTGCTCGAATTCATTCTAATCAACCATCCACTCGATTGTCCGATCTGTGACCAAGCCGGCGAATGCAAGTTGCAAGATCAATACTTCGATCATTCCGCCGTGCCGTATCGATTCCGCGAGCAAAAAGTCCAAAAACCGAAAGCGGTGCCGTTGGGGCCGCTTGTCGTGCTCGACGACGAGCGCTGTATTTTGTGTACGCGTTGCGTCCGCTTTTGCGACGAAGTGCCGAAGGCCCATGAAATCGCGCTCTCGGAGCGCGGCGACCGTTCCACCATCGTCACGTATGGTACGGAAGGGATGAAAAACGCCTATTCGTTGAACACGGTCGACATCTGCCCGGTCGGCGCACTCACCAGTCGCGATTTTCGTTTCGGCAAGCGCGTTTGGTTCCTTTCCAAAACTCCATCGCTTTGCACCGGATGCTCCACCGGATGTAACGTTTGGCTCGATCAAGAACGGGGTGTGGCGTATCGGTATCGACCGCGCGAAAACAACGACGTCAATGAGTGCTGGATGTGTGACGAGGGCCGGCTGACGTACAAATATATTAACGCTCCCGATCGCGTAGTCACACCATTTGCACGCTCGCCGGAAAACCGACAATGGACACGCGCATCATGGGACACCGTGTTGGCACAGCTGCGCACGATATTGGCGCAGGTGTCGGTTGCGGAGCGCGCGGTCGTGCTTTCGGCGCAATGTTCGAACGAAGAGAACTTTGCATGGACCCGATTAGTGCGGGAAACCTGGGCGGGCGCGCGGCTGTTTGCCACACGGCGCGAATATCCGAATCCAAGTGAAGATCAAATTCTGCGTCACTGCGACAAAAATCCGAACGCCCGCGCGCTCTCAGAATTTGGAATCCATGAACGTTATGCCGGTGGCGCACGAGTACTGTTCGTGCTCGATGCGCTCACACCGGAGGAAATCGCAGCCGTGCAGCAGACGCGGCCGGCATGCGTCGTCTTGCTGACTACCAATTGGGGCGTGCATCCGGATGCCGTGCGATGGCGACCGCTGACAAACGTCGACGCCGTGATCGAACAGGGTGGCGCGGCGGATCGATTGGACACATTAAAGACGGATACGTTGGAGGCTCCCACACCGGACCCGTATCCGTGGGCGGATTTCGTGTTGCCGTTAGCGACGGTCGCGGAGCAGTGCGGCACGTTTGTGAATGTGAAGGGGCGGGTGCAGCGGTTCGAACGCGCGATGCCGTCACAGGCGGAAGCACGGCCCGCCTGGGCGGTGGCACAACACGTGGCCACATTGGAAGGGCGGCCATTGCCATGGGAAGACGCCGCAGCGATCTTGGCGGCCATCGGTGAGACCGTGCCGAGTTTT
- the nuoB gene encoding NADH-quinone oxidoreductase subunit NuoB: protein MGIQNTLQEGFFTTRLEHVLAWGRKYSLWPMPFGTACCAIEFMGVVSSRFDISRFGAELVRFSPRQADLMLVMGTITYKMAPILKRVWDQMCEPKWCIAMGACASSGGFYDNYSTLQGIDEIIPVDVYIPGCPPRPEQIIHALVKLQEKICGTGQSFPVAPPLVAASGVVKKGNAA, encoded by the coding sequence ATGGGCATCCAGAACACATTGCAGGAGGGGTTCTTCACCACGCGCTTGGAACACGTGTTGGCGTGGGGGCGGAAGTATTCCTTGTGGCCGATGCCGTTTGGCACCGCGTGTTGCGCGATCGAATTCATGGGCGTGGTCTCTTCGCGCTTCGACATCTCGCGCTTCGGCGCGGAGCTGGTACGTTTCAGTCCGCGGCAAGCGGATCTCATGTTGGTCATGGGAACGATCACATATAAAATGGCACCGATTCTCAAGCGGGTCTGGGACCAAATGTGTGAACCGAAATGGTGCATCGCGATGGGTGCGTGTGCCTCGTCGGGTGGATTTTACGACAACTATTCGACGCTGCAGGGGATCGATGAAATCATTCCGGTGGATGTCTACATTCCCGGCTGTCCACCACGGCCGGAGCAAATCATCCACGCATTAGTCAAATTGCAGGAAAAAATTTGCGGGACCGGGCAATCGTTTCCCGTGGCACCGCCGCTGGTGGCCGCGTCGGGTGTGGTCAAAAAAGGGAACGCCGCTTAA
- a CDS encoding NADH-quinone oxidoreductase subunit D: MAMTDALHTHHMHLNMGPSHPTMHGTLRVLLTLDGERIVGAEPEIGYLHRCFEKESEDHTYTQVIPYTDRLNYVSPLLNNVGYCMAVEKLLGITVPPRAQYIRVIISELSRIMDHLVCIATNVVDLGALTNYWYFFNVRELMYVWVEALTGARLTNTYTRIGGVARDLPEGFAKGVRGALLEMRKAVKDVMGLLRKNRIFLDRTRDVGVISREDAIAYGFTGPCLRASGEPYDVRKAHPYLCYDELQFDIPIGEVGDSFDRIMVRIEEIDQSERLIHQALDKIPDGPIINPAGRSALPPKHEVYNSIEGLIRHFELIMFGVKPPVGEVYSYTEAANGELGFYLVSNGTGKPYRLKVRPPCFALFQAYPHLIKGSLIADAIAVLGNLNIVAGELDR; the protein is encoded by the coding sequence ATGGCCATGACTGACGCCTTACATACGCATCACATGCACCTCAATATGGGTCCGTCACATCCGACGATGCACGGGACGTTGCGCGTGTTGCTCACGCTCGATGGCGAACGCATCGTCGGTGCGGAACCGGAAATCGGCTATCTGCATCGCTGCTTCGAAAAGGAATCGGAAGATCACACCTACACGCAAGTCATTCCGTACACGGATCGACTGAACTACGTCTCGCCGCTGCTGAATAACGTCGGGTACTGCATGGCGGTGGAGAAATTGCTCGGCATCACGGTACCGCCGCGCGCGCAATACATCCGAGTGATCATCAGCGAACTCTCGCGCATCATGGACCATTTGGTCTGCATCGCCACGAACGTCGTCGATTTGGGCGCGCTCACGAATTATTGGTATTTCTTCAACGTGCGCGAGTTGATGTACGTCTGGGTCGAAGCCCTGACCGGGGCGCGACTCACTAACACCTACACGCGGATCGGTGGCGTGGCGCGCGATCTGCCCGAAGGATTCGCCAAGGGCGTGCGCGGCGCGTTGTTGGAAATGCGCAAGGCGGTGAAGGATGTCATGGGGCTGTTGCGCAAAAATCGGATCTTCCTGGATCGAACGCGCGACGTTGGCGTGATCTCACGCGAAGACGCGATCGCCTACGGCTTCACCGGCCCGTGCTTGCGCGCCAGTGGCGAACCATACGATGTCCGCAAGGCCCATCCGTATTTGTGTTACGACGAACTGCAATTCGATATCCCGATCGGCGAAGTGGGCGATTCGTTCGATCGGATCATGGTGCGGATCGAAGAGATCGATCAATCGGAACGGCTCATCCATCAGGCCTTGGATAAGATTCCCGATGGGCCGATCATCAATCCGGCAGGACGTTCGGCCCTGCCACCGAAGCACGAGGTGTACAACAGCATTGAAGGGCTGATCCGCCACTTTGAATTGATCATGTTCGGCGTCAAGCCGCCGGTCGGTGAAGTGTATTCCTACACCGAGGCGGCCAATGGGGAGCTTGGCTTTTATCTCGTCAGCAATGGCACCGGAAAACCGTATCGACTCAAAGTCCGGCCTCCCTGTTTCGCGCTCTTTCAAGCCTATCCACACCTCATCAAAGGCAGCTTGATTGCCGACGCGATCGCAGTGCTCGGAAATCTCAATATTGTCGCCGGTGAATTGGATCGCTAA
- the ndhC gene encoding NADH-quinone oxidoreductase subunit A — MLSEYLPIAVLFLFAIALGLGFLGLSALIGKKRPSKAKLAPYECGVDQASNPRQRFSIHFFLVAILFLLFDVEVTFLFPWAILVRSFRENGMGPFIVTEGLLFVAILGLGLAYVWKRRALDWEQ, encoded by the coding sequence ATGCTTTCTGAGTATCTTCCTATCGCCGTGCTCTTTCTTTTCGCCATTGCGTTGGGACTTGGCTTTTTGGGACTCTCAGCGCTGATCGGCAAAAAACGGCCGTCCAAGGCCAAGCTAGCACCGTATGAATGCGGCGTGGACCAGGCCTCCAATCCGCGACAGCGATTTTCGATTCATTTTTTCTTGGTGGCGATCCTCTTTCTGCTGTTCGATGTCGAAGTCACGTTTCTCTTTCCATGGGCAATCTTGGTGCGGTCATTTCGTGAGAATGGGATGGGCCCATTCATCGTCACCGAGGGATTGCTTTTTGTGGCCATCCTCGGGCTCGGGCTCGCATATGTGTGGAAGCGACGCGCGTTGGATTGGGAACAGTAA